ATACCGCTCTGTGATTGGGTAGTGAAATCAATAGATCATAAGAGCCTGCTGCTGATTGGATGAGCCGAATACTACCAGCCAATCATCGCGCAGGAGGCTTTAATACGGGTTGAAAAGACAAACACTTTGCTTGGTTGGCAGAACGGGGATTCGGATGGATCAGTATTTGGCAGGGTGAAAATGGCCTGATGAAAGCCATGTCCTGCCaccagttcatttttttattaggcGTGGCGGGTCATATAATCCCATCACTTCTTTCAGCAGCGAATTTAACTGTATGAACACTTTCTCCGATGTTTTTAGGGTGATAGAATTTGTGATGATTTGATGTGTATCGTGTAAAGTAAAGCGGCCTAACCTCGCCCATGGTCCTGTAGGACATCCAGCACACTTACCAGTGGGGCACTGGTTtggctttttgttgttttaattgtttaatctAAATTTTACCTACTACATGGTGGGTGGCGTTATAAGCTTGCTGTCACTTATTCTCAGGCCAGAAATACCCTATGTGggcaaaaaaaatatgtagacacctggcagtgagctttttggacatcccattccaacaTCGTGGAGAGTAATATGGAGTTGGTACCCCATAAAAGCCTATACTTTTCTCTGAAAACTTTCTCCAGGAACGTGTTTGATTGATTTTATATCACTGATATTAAAACAACTTAGtatgaactcaataattagctGTCTTAATACCATGTAATGTATTTCTCTAACAAGAAAGTCATTTGGGAAACAACTAGGTATAAATTGCACTGAAATCAAGCACACAGTTAAGTTTTTTTCAATACCAAGTTGCATTCATAACCAAGCAAAACAACATTTCAGATCTcaacaaaaatagaaaaattattttcgtattgtattttataatgtacTTTTATTGTGATGCCAGTAATTAGTAACAAATGTCTAACGAGCTGAATGACCTGTAGTTGTCATTCGTACAATAATCTTATACAGTACAGTCAACTACATGATCGAGAGCTTTGAGTCTTTTGTTgacttaatgaaaataattatttacagcatttagtggatgTTTTTATTCAGAAAGCTTTTACAGTTGTGACCATATACAGTCTAAGTAATTAAAGGCTCAACTGTAACAGCATGGCAACCttgaatttaaatatttttagtaGCCAGAGAATCATTTGCTTATAGGTTTTTTCTATAGAGGGTTTACATTAGAGTGAGTTGATTCTGGCCAAAGTCTGTGTGCCTGCCAAATCATTGTTTTCCTCTGACCCTTAGACTGTGCTGCTGTAGAGTTCACCTGTATTAGTGGTGAAAGATAAGCCGGTATTTAAATGTATGGTGTGAGATTGCCCAGTCTGTGGATTCTGTGATAAACCATTAAATTCCACGTTTGTAAAAACACACACGGTTTATTTAATAAGTGGATCCGACGTTTATCTTCTTTTATCAGCAATGTACTTACACTTAAAAGGATATATTTAACTTtacttacattttattaaaatagtgaTCATTTTTGTATGACTATTTGATTTGATACCGTTTTTGAAAAGTATTTTGATATAGAATTAAGTTTGTACTGCGCACACCTAGTCTTAATAATACTGTAGCTGGGGTCAGATTACTGGGTCCCAATTTGATCGCGGTCCTATTTTCCTTTCTTCTATTTCAGTGGACAGTGCTGCATATCGCATTTCTTTCAATCAGGCTCAGTGGGCAACTGGCCATAGTCACCAGAGATGAACTGTTTCAAAGGGGTGTAGGGTTAATACTCAGTTTGTTCTGACAGTTGGAGTTAGAACTGCATGCTAATGACTTGTGCACTGTATGGTTCAGTACTGCAAATTATAATATGCAGCCAAGTTAAACACATAATTTCTTTAAACTTGGTCATTTCAGCTGaacttaaatgttttaaatcacAAGCATATCTGTTTAGAAGATCTCAACCTAAATAGGTCTGCCtaaagataagactttatttgtatcctaatcctaaataaacacttaaataaGACACAAGGATATACCGTATTAGAGGAACTCATTCAACTAGACCAATGATTGCTTGTTGTTGAGTTTTAAATAAGTATATTTAAATGATCAGTTCATGCTTTTGGTCCTGAGCTTTGCTGGTGTAGGGTTTTGGAAGTTCAACAAACAGCTTTACTTATATgtctgtgtctatgtgtgtgtgtttgtgatttaGCAGGATGAATGGCCAGCTGGACCTGAGTGGAAAGCTGATCATTAAGGCTCAGCTGGGTGATGACATCCGTCGCATCCCCATCCACAATGAGGACATTACCTACGATGAGCTCCTGCTCATGATGCAGCGTGTTTTCCGTGGCCAGCTCCAGAGCAGTGATGAAGTCACCATCAAGTACAAGGATGAAGGTGATTTTAGCTCAGCGGTACATAATGTAGGATAGAGTGATAAATAAGAAAGCAGCATTAAGTGTTTCTGTAAGTCACTGAACTTATACGGTAGTAATGGAACACATATCCTCCTTCAAATATTGCCAAAATATTGACTGTatgttgttatatatatatatatatttaaaaaccaACTTCTTTCAGTGTGCCTAGGGGATGGAACTTTAAACATCCTGCCCACGGAACAAGAGCTTTTAGGATGTAGATTTTAAACAGCTTTCAGAATGTAGTATTTCTACCTTTAAACTAGGACATGATGCAAAATCATTGCAGATCATGCAAAAATTCAAATTATTTCTGAAAAAAGACAGAGTTTAACATGCTGTCTGTCTCCATACTGGCACAAACCAGCTTCCATTTGTTATTTCGTTGCATAATACTTtcgatttaaataatataaaaattaagTCTGCTTAGATTAACAGTGGCGCACTTTTACCTTGAACAAAGACTCCCGTGTTTGTTATTGGTTAACTGACTGATCATTTCTAACATTTCTAAATAATTAGCAGAGATTTGTGTAATTCCTTGCTAAACCTAAATACATTTAGGTGAGTTTCATGTTGTTTGTAGTGGCTAAGCAACTGTGTTCTTATCAAATGCAGATTTTTACACTATTAAATGAGTCTATGAATCGGGTGCAGAAAAGTATGTGCATCATTCTGGATGCTTTGCTCTTCATCTAACTTGCATGTAAAGTTAGATTCCCCTCTGAACTgagtttattgtgtgtgtttaggctGTACCAATGAAAAGTGACCATCATTTCATGTaaacttaaataattattgACCTCTCTACTGGTGTTTCTCTACTTTTCTTTTGCAGATGATGACCTCATTACGATATTTGATAGTTCTGATCTGTCCTTTGCCATCCAGTGCAGCAGAATATTGAAGCTCACTCTGTTTGGTAAGTGTTAACTGGTGAGGTTTGCGAGCCAAAACACTTCTGAGGATCTATGTATACATCATTAGAATTACTCTTCTGGATCTACTTGTTTATACTTTTATATTCCATGATCAGTATTATTTTATCAGTATTGGGAAATAAAATTACACGCACgcacgcagacacacacacacacacacacagaggactGGTAAAGCAAAAAATTTCTGAATTGAGAAACCACAGTCGGATGTTTGATCCTGACTTCCATTGGTAAATACTGATTGTCGTAGAAGCAGATAATCCCTCTCCAGCTGTCTGAATAAAATGTCCCTGTGTTAATCCCTAAAAGCCATCGAGGCATGTTAAATAACTCTCCAGCCCTGCAACATTTAGTCATTAAAGCCATTgattataaaatatgttttgctGATGTGGATTTTTATTgttgacatttattttaacaacaaaagtGCCCCATATTAAAACCACTGCTTCTAATTTTCCGACATGGCATGATGGGCCATGTGAAATTCCGAACATGGATGCATTTAATAAACTGGAGTAAGTGTTTAGCTTCAGTCTTAGTCAGAAAAGCACTGAATGACTGGTTCACATCCTGGTTCCCAGCAAAAGCTATTTTTTGGAAGGTCACTGATGAAGGTGACTGAAGGTCAACATGACTGAGTTTTTAGAGCATAGATTTTTATGAAGGTGGTCGGTGTACCTTACAGTACTGACATTTGTTTTGATAAGTATTGTACaagtacactacatggacaaagtattgggacactccttGTAATTTCTGAATTCATGTCTTTTAGCTACATCACAGGCTTACGGGTATAATAAGTTAATTATATAAAAGGAAATTCTATGtttctaactttgcagcaactgtTTAGAAAaggttctttcctgttccagcatgactgtgcccctgtgcacaaagcaaggtctataaagaaaagcttggtttaaataaAGTCTGCTGACTTGCACAGATCCCTGATCTtacccccactgaacagctttggaatgaactggaacattcatTGAgtttttcttgaccaacatcagttcccagccatacaaatgctcttttgactgagtgggcacaatttcccacagacaaacttcaaagtcttgtgaaaagccttctcagaaaagtggctgCTTGTATAGCTGAAAAAAATCATATAGAGGTCActatattttaatactattgttttttttttaaataggatgtcTAACAAACTCATGGTTAAGTGTCaaaatacttctggccatataatTTAGTGTTATAAGCCCTTATGCTTGCTGTGCACCGTCAACGACTGCACTGGTGCATTCAGAGCTTCCTTCACTAAattatgtagtgtgtgttgtgtagacaAGAGATCAAGTGTCCTTTTCTTTAAGCCAGCACGTTCCAATGCATTTGCAAGTAAACAAATGACGAAATTACGTGTTAAATTCCTAAACTTTAGATTAATTTGGAAAGATAATTCAGTTACAGTATTTTCCTTTATTTCAAGATTGAGTGTTTTTAGGTTTAGAAATATAACAATATTTTTTCCATTGTTACCATGTGGTAGGCGAAAAAAATACATTAGTCTGTCTGAATTTTTAAATGAGAAAACCCTTTTACTATAACATTTAAAGTACGTACTGTACAAGCAAGTGTGACTGTTGCAGCCGGTTGCAATTTAACTATTGCATCTGCAGATGTTGCACTAGTCTTTCACTAGGCAAGCGTTATTCTGTAGGAAACGTCCACCAGAGGGCGCCACAGCACAAGCTGGAGTGAAATTCATGCTGAGAATGAAGGAtttttatacacaaacacattctgtaTTTAAATTTGCTCTGAATCTGTGTCAAAACAATAACGACAGCTTGCGCAGGATTTGTGGAGGTTAAGCGTAGTCATGAAAGCTGGTACATGACGTCAACATGGATTTACTTTTGAGCATCAGCATAAATGGAACATGTTTATATGTGCGTCTAATTGTTTAAGCCCAACATCTCACCCAGTCAGATGATGTTATTTCCTGTCCAGTGTTTTCAATTACATCCCCGTTCTTTTCTCGCAAGTGGAACATAAAAATAGGGCGAGAAGGAGATAATTCAGAGATTTGTTTTTCTAGGCCAAGCTTGTAGTGTTCTGGACTATGCTGGACTCTGGCTTTTCAACCTCACATGCACACTTGTGTCCCAAACATGTGACTAGAACAAGGCCAGGTCTAATTATGCAGCCAGCGCTGGAGAGTGGGTGTGCAAAAGAGCCTAAAGGAGTTCTAGCAGCAGCctctttaaaatacattaacatAACAGTCCACTTTCTACTGTCAGACACCCAGTTGCATTTTTAGTAGTTTGGTTTCATAATCTGCAGAGTTCATTgaactgtacatatttgcacGCCTCCAACTAAAAGTATCATATGACTGTTTTTTACAGTAAATGGGCAGCCGCGTCCGCTGGAGTCGTCTCAGGTGAAGCACTTGCGCAAGGAGCTGATCCAGTTAAGGAACAGAATCAACAGCCTATTGGACAGTCTAGAGCCACCTGCAGAGCCCGCACTGGAGAACAACAACCCACAGATGGGTATACCAGAATATAACCTTAAACACACTTTcattttgatgcctgcaacacactcaaaaaagttgggacagttacAAAATTAGAGTAAAAAGTTTATTGAATATTCATCGAGTATTATGTCCCCTAATGACTCTTTCAAAAAATGTGCAACCTGATTACTGACAAAAGCCAGACCTTTTGAAAGATTATGAAGTAAGGGGTTTTGGCTCGCAGTTTGACCTAAGACAACCTGATATTATTACCAGTCTGACATGTTGTTTTGAAACTCATCCATTGAGGGATTTGGCACTGAAATAATATTCACTAGCAatatacagtttttaaatagATGCTCATTTTTATCTTCTTTTGTACTAACCTTGTAAAATGCTGACAGTAATGACAAAATAGTGTCAATTTAAAATCCAAAGCTGATTTTCAGTAAAATTGAAAGCAAAAGTACTTAAACTTGCATTTATAaccaaaattaaatgtaaaataaatacaaatgacatCCTGTTAACTGCACTGTTTCCTCAATATATTAGTACTGGAAATGGCCTTTCTAAACTGCTGCCACTAAGTTGAAAGCAAATATTtattcacctgttagcaataattaggaggggctCATACACTCATAGGAGGGGTTCAtacacttttggtcatacagtgttgtttttttttttttactagggCTGGCCTTATTATCCGATactggcccaaatcactggatcggatattggaagaaaaaaaacgtgtaatctgatccgatactgttacttaatgtaaataagactTAATgaaaataaggccattgtttgtgtgtaaagcaaataatgaTGAAAATACGTTCCAACAGTGTGCTGTTTATTGCCAGCTTGCCTTTATCAGCTACTGctgtagaaattaaaacacactgatctacttcaactttagcatttaaaaaaatcatctactactgccacatctaaaaacactgtttaaacacaataacataTCTTGAACCTATCTTATCTCTTGGAGATCGCTCACATTCtcaatgattaatccattagtgatatgaaataaaacaaactacaccgtttcccgtttagccacagatgtcctcttcaaaatccagcagggtttaataatctgaaaacatgacagaactttaatggaaaatctcaactctgcgtcagttCTAATTGGTCcgtcgcgtttgattgacatccacatcttccaattgtagacacttttgttaaacaagccaaaaatgctgctaaaacactctgagcattgttatttagatagctaatttaaccatggtgcattgagacatgtattattactgcttagttgtttgagaggagaaatgacattatcggattggtatcggtatcggcagatactcaatttgcagtatctgtATCGTATCGGACATGAAAAAGTGGTGACGAGCCAGCTCTAATTTTTACCTGACCCTAGGGTGCCACACACAGGCACCATATCCAGCTTGCATTTATAACTGAAAGTCATTCTTGCCGGTGGATGTGTTATAGAATGTGTGGAGACTGTCGATGCTGCAGTGAAGCAGGCCCCTCCTGTTAGTGCTGCCAGCATGTCTGCTTTTGACCCCCTGAAAAACCAGGAGGTCAGCAAGAATGTCATCTCAGCATTTGGGTTGTCTGATGAGCCCGCTCCAggtaaacacaaacattttctGAGTATTTATGAATCATCCCTGTTACTGGTTAAGCTGTTATAAGCTTTATTAACAGTAACATATACAATGCCATTGTGTCAGAGAAGTCTATATTGAGAAGTCTATATTGAGAAGTCTATATTGCCAAACTGGTCTAATTTTCTGGCCCTTACTGGCTTAAATAATCACCGCTGTGCTGTTTTCTCTCTCTGCCCCTTCAGCCCCagcagtagcagcagcagctgtaGCGGAGGAGCGCTCTGGAACTCCTGACAGTATTAACTCAACTTCCTCAGCTGCTCATCCTTCTGCTGGTGCCACTCAGGGTGCCGCACCTTACTCAGGAGTCCAACAGCCTTCTGCTGCTACAGTGGATGGTAGTAACAGAAACATACACAGACGCTCTGAATGAGCTACAATAATCACATCGCcatgacaataacaaaaaaatgttaTAAACCTCTGTATGATTGCAGCCTGTTGCTGTTTACCAGTGACAAACTCTGACTCTTAAACCTCAGCCCTCTGATCCTCccttctgaaaaaaaaatctattcttGTTTACTGAGTCCTCTACTAAAGTACAGCAAAGGCTAAGAAACACAAATAAAGACGATAGTTCAGCCTTAGAAATGCAACAAGTAAACAGCACAGAGATTTTCACCTAAACAAGACAACAAATTTAATAAGCAAATAACTAAATTCTTATTCAAAAATCTTTGTTACAGATAATGACATCAGACAAGCTCTATGTGCACTACACTGCACCAGTGTCCCCACAGCAGTCAGAACCTTTCAAAGTTAGCGATAACAAAGCCCGTTCATTTAGAGGGAT
The Trichomycterus rosablanca isolate fTriRos1 chromosome 12, fTriRos1.hap1, whole genome shotgun sequence genome window above contains:
- the tfg gene encoding protein TFG, translated to MNGQLDLSGKLIIKAQLGDDIRRIPIHNEDITYDELLLMMQRVFRGQLQSSDEVTIKYKDEDDDLITIFDSSDLSFAIQCSRILKLTLFVNGQPRPLESSQVKHLRKELIQLRNRINSLLDSLEPPAEPALENNNPQMECVETVDAAVKQAPPVSAASMSAFDPLKNQEVSKNVISAFGLSDEPAPAPAVAAAAVAEERSGTPDSINSTSSAAHPSAGATQGAAPYSGVQQPSAATVDGQMYQQYQAPGGYPPQQSTTPQQQYGIQYPGGYTTQPGGPQAPPPQQQFQNYPTPTSQAQAQAAAPGAAPGFSGQPQGNPPQGAGQYPPSQFPPQSYASQAPQQPANYSLPPTSQTGPGYQPRPAYTQPPGVTPPPGSSNPYARNRPPYGQGYAQPGPGYR